Proteins from a single region of Felis catus isolate Fca126 chromosome B4, F.catus_Fca126_mat1.0, whole genome shotgun sequence:
- the BTG1 gene encoding protein BTG1, producing MHPFYTRAATMIGEIAAAVSFISKFLRTKGLTSERQLQTFSQSLQELLAEHYKHHWFPEKPCKGSGYRCIRINHKMDPLIGQAAQRIGLSSQELFRLLPSELTLWVDPYEVSYRIGEDGSICVLYEASPAGGSTQNSSSVQMVDSRISCKEELLLGRTSPSKNYNMMTVSG from the exons atGCATCCCTTCTACACCCGGGCCGCCACCATGATAGGCGAGATCGCCGCCGCCGTGTCCTTCATCTCCAAGTTCCTCCGCACCAAGGGGCTCACGAGCGAGCGACAGCTGCAGACCTTCAGCCAGAGCCTGCAGGAGCTGCTGGCAG AACATTATAAACATCACTGGTTCCCAGAAAAGCCATGCAAGGGATCAGGTTACCGTTGTATTCGCATCAACCATAAAATGGATCCTCTGATTGGACAGGCGGCACAGCGGATTGGACTGAGCAGTCAGGAGCTGTTCAGGCTTCTCCCAAGTGAACTCACTCTCTGGGTTGACCCCTACGAAGTGTCCTACAGAATTGGAGAGGATGGCTCCATCTGTGTGCTGTACGAAGCCTCACCAGCAGGAGGTAGCACTCAAAACAGCAGCAGCGTGCAAATGGTAGACAGCAGAATCAGCTGTAAGGAGGAACTTCTCTTGGGCAGAACAAGCCCTTCCAAAAACTACAATATGATGACTGTATCAGGTTAA